Genomic window (Arcobacter aquimarinus):
TTCATGGAAAAACCAATTTTCTGTTCTTGAATCAACTAACATCAAATTCTTATCAGTTTTAGATTTCTCAATAAAATCTAAAACTTCAACTTCTCCAAAAGTTTCAACTTTATCAGAATATTTTATAGGTGAAATCTTCCCCATATAAGTTACAAAGGCTCTTTTACAATCAGCTTTTACATTTTCAGCAGCTTGATGAACTCCTCCATATACTACTTTTGGGTCAAATCCTACATCTTTACATTCTTCTTTTTTTTCTCTTTTTATAACTACTGTTTTTTGTTCATCTTTTGAATTTTTAAATTTAACTTCAACACCATTTGTTTGTAAATCTACTGCGAAAATTGATGTTGCTAAAACAAAACTTCCTAAAATTATTTTAATCATTTCTTTCTCCTTAATTTTAAAATAAATAATAAATGATTATAACAAATAATCATAATAATTAGCTTTTATACAATTTTTTAAAATATCATCATAAGAAAAAAGTAGATATAATCGCGTATATTTATAGAAAAACATAGGATTTTTAATGAGCGAAAAATACGAACCGTCAAAAGTAGAAGATAAATTTTATAAAATATGGGAAGAAAGAGGTTATTTTGAAATAGATGGAAATAAGTCTATTTGGAAAACTGATGCAAATGGAAAACAAAAAACATTTTCTATTATGATGCCACCACCAAATGTAACGGGAAGTTTACATATAGGTCATGCATTAACATTTACATTACAAGATATTATTACTAGATATAAAAGAATGGATGGTTTTAAAACTCTTTGGCAGCCAGGAACAGACCATGCAGGAATTGCGACTCAAAACGTTGTTGAAAAACAGCTATTAGCTGAAGGTACAACAAAAGAAGAGATAGGAAGAGAAAAGTTTTTAGAAAGAGCTTGGCTTCAAAAAGAAACAAGTGGTGGAAATATAGTTCATCAAATGAGAAAATTAGGTGTTACTCCAGCTTGGAAAAGAGAGCGATTTACGATGGATGAGGGATTAAAAGAGGCTGTAAAAGAAGCTTTTATCTCTTTATACAATGAAGGTCATATCACTCAAAATAACTATATGGTAAATTGGTGTACACACGATGGTGCGTTATCAGATATCGAAGTTGAACATGAAGAAGTAAATGGTAAGTTTTACCATATGATTTATAAGTTTGCAGATGGAAGTGGTGAACTTCAAGTTGCAACTACTAGACCAGAAACATATTTTGGGGATACAGCTATTATGGTTCATCCAGAAGATGAGAGATATAAATCAATCGTTGGAAAAGAAGTATTATTACCTTTAACAAATAGAACTATCAAAGTAATCACAGATTCTCATGTTGATATGGAATTTGGAACAGGTGTTGTAAAAGTAACTCCTGCTCACGACCAAAATGACTATGAAGTTGGAAAAAGACACGATTTAGAGTTCATCAAAGTATTTGATGAAAAGGGTATTTTAAACGAATATTGTGGAGAGTTTGCTGGACTTGAAAGATTAGAAGCAAGACCTATTATTGTAAAAGCTTTAGAAGAAGCTGGGTATATCGTAAAAATTGAAGAGCATACTCATCAAGTAGGGCATTGTTATAGATGTAAAAATATTGTTGAACCATTTATTTCTCAACAATGGTTTTTGAGTTCTGAAATGGCTCAAGAGTCAATTAGAAAAACAAAAGAAACAACAAAAGAAAGAGCTGTAAGTGGTGAACATAATGGAACACTTTTCCACCCTGCACATTGGATAAATTCATATACAGCATGGATGGATGAGTTAAGACCTTGGTGTATTTCAAGACAACTTTGGTGGGGACATAGAATACCTGTATTTACTTGTGATGATTGTGGACATCAATGGGCTGATAAAGCTGATGATCCAGAAGCTTGTCCAAAATGTGGAGGGAAACACTATACTCAAGACCCAGATGTTTTAGATACTTGGTTTTCATCAGCTTTATGGGCAATGTCGCCATTAGGTTGGGGAAATAATGGAAAATTAAAAGAACTTTATAACGATACGGATGAAGCAGATTTTTATCCAAATTCATTGTTAATCACTGGTTTTGATATTATGTTTTTCTGGGTAGCTAGAATGATGATGATGGGTGAACACTTCAAAAAACAATTACCATTTGAAGATATTTATATGCACGCGTTAGTTAGAGATGAACATGGTGCAAAAATGTCAAAATCAAAAGGAAATGTAATTGACCCACTTGATATGGTAAATGAACATTCTGCTGATATTATCAGATTTACACTTGCA
Coding sequences:
- a CDS encoding valine--tRNA ligase gives rise to the protein MSEKYEPSKVEDKFYKIWEERGYFEIDGNKSIWKTDANGKQKTFSIMMPPPNVTGSLHIGHALTFTLQDIITRYKRMDGFKTLWQPGTDHAGIATQNVVEKQLLAEGTTKEEIGREKFLERAWLQKETSGGNIVHQMRKLGVTPAWKRERFTMDEGLKEAVKEAFISLYNEGHITQNNYMVNWCTHDGALSDIEVEHEEVNGKFYHMIYKFADGSGELQVATTRPETYFGDTAIMVHPEDERYKSIVGKEVLLPLTNRTIKVITDSHVDMEFGTGVVKVTPAHDQNDYEVGKRHDLEFIKVFDEKGILNEYCGEFAGLERLEARPIIVKALEEAGYIVKIEEHTHQVGHCYRCKNIVEPFISQQWFLSSEMAQESIRKTKETTKERAVSGEHNGTLFHPAHWINSYTAWMDELRPWCISRQLWWGHRIPVFTCDDCGHQWADKADDPEACPKCGGKHYTQDPDVLDTWFSSALWAMSPLGWGNNGKLKELYNDTDEADFYPNSLLITGFDIMFFWVARMMMMGEHFKKQLPFEDIYMHALVRDEHGAKMSKSKGNVIDPLDMVNEHSADIIRFTLAYLCVQGRDIKLGSKNLEQFRNFTNKLYNASNFLQLNVETFPDLKDIKIQTPLGLYMQSKLSDAVDELRNALETYKFNESASILYKFVWNEFCDWGIEYAKASKDSVVELGAIFKETLKMVSPFMPFISDYLYHKLSGTTLEEGDSLMIMNFPKEIAKNQEMEDMFAIIEEAITAIRRAKVIIDMGNSKIAKAYLKINKNIDNEMAKPFIEKLAKVENIEFVTEKQENSITDVSDNLEVYIPTGEIDMTPIISKLTKQQEKLEKEIAKLSGMLNNEKFVANAPANVLEENRAGLASAEDKLAKVVAELKSLS
- a CDS encoding rhodanese-like domain-containing protein — its product is MIKIILGSFVLATSIFAVDLQTNGVEVKFKNSKDEQKTVVIKREKKEECKDVGFDPKVVYGGVHQAAENVKADCKRAFVTYMGKISPIKYSDKVETFGEVEVLDFIEKSKTDKNLMLVDSRTENWFFHETIPTAVNIPYIYTKKSQYPDEFEEYMEILGVTKVDGKYDFTNAKTVLMFCNGAWCGQSPESMKELIAIGYPEEKLKWYRGGMQSWLSLGLTTVKP